The Roseovarius sp. EL26 genome has a window encoding:
- a CDS encoding DNA cytosine methyltransferase: MNSAPSIVDLFCGCGGFGLGAELAGFKTVAAIDIEPNLQSSYRLNFPNTKVVEGDISQIDNDCWRDIIGSNRPDGVIGGPPCQGFSRMGKRDQSDKRNQLIYEFYRQVNILRPKFFVMENVEGIFDPYGAEILSSALKTLKAPYKILGPFLVDAADFGAATRRRRAIVIGYLPDEIATLNQDLFTHPYSSDRTTIKDAISDLPGPIETGKLSEQFGLARLSAGGAELSSYARRARSLPKNGMGWNKAIEWMQDGRVTGFFSTQHTPVVRQRFENVEPGKVDSISKYPRLKWDGISPTLRAGTGSDRGSFQAVRPIHPDDPRVITVREAARIQGFPDWFVFHPTKWHSFRMIGNSVSPVVSTHILSKILSAMSLKIAA; the protein is encoded by the coding sequence TTGAATTCAGCGCCTTCTATAGTTGACTTGTTCTGTGGTTGCGGAGGATTCGGACTTGGAGCGGAGTTGGCGGGTTTCAAGACGGTCGCTGCCATCGACATCGAACCAAATCTGCAATCTTCGTACCGCTTAAATTTTCCAAATACCAAAGTGGTTGAGGGCGACATCTCCCAAATCGATAACGATTGTTGGCGCGACATCATCGGCTCGAACAGGCCAGACGGAGTCATCGGTGGGCCACCATGCCAAGGGTTCTCTCGAATGGGGAAAAGAGATCAAAGCGACAAAAGAAATCAACTGATCTACGAATTCTACCGGCAAGTTAATATTTTGAGGCCAAAGTTCTTTGTCATGGAAAATGTTGAAGGGATTTTTGACCCATACGGGGCAGAAATCCTCTCCTCGGCGTTGAAGACTCTAAAAGCACCATACAAAATCTTAGGTCCGTTCCTGGTCGACGCTGCAGATTTTGGTGCAGCCACGCGAAGGCGTCGTGCAATAGTTATCGGATATTTGCCTGATGAGATCGCTACGCTGAATCAAGATTTGTTCACCCACCCTTACTCTTCCGATAGAACTACAATTAAGGACGCAATTTCTGACCTTCCTGGCCCTATTGAAACAGGCAAGTTGAGCGAGCAGTTCGGTCTGGCGAGACTATCTGCAGGCGGGGCAGAGCTTTCGAGTTATGCGCGACGTGCTCGATCACTTCCAAAAAATGGCATGGGCTGGAACAAGGCGATAGAGTGGATGCAGGATGGGCGTGTCACTGGCTTTTTCTCAACCCAACACACCCCAGTGGTCAGACAGAGATTTGAAAATGTTGAACCAGGCAAAGTAGACTCAATAAGCAAGTACCCTCGGCTGAAATGGGATGGTATTTCACCAACTCTCCGAGCCGGTACCGGAAGTGATCGCGGAAGCTTTCAGGCAGTTCGCCCGATTCACCCAGATGATCCACGCGTCATCACGGTACGAGAAGCGGCACGCATCCAAGGCTTCCCCGATTGGTTTGTATTCCACCCCACGAAATGGCACAGTTTCAGAATGATCGGGAACAGTGTTTCCCCTGTTGTATCAACACATATCTTGTCAAAGATTCTTTCCGCTATGAGTTTAAAGATAGCTGCGTAA
- a CDS encoding ATP-binding protein, which produces MPTTFPIDTRPTKELLVTNLTRDASTEACIFDLIDNSIDAARNTILQQSPKLPDSDQLPSSYSSFSVSLEILGDRLEVADNCGGMDPQGLASGYLRFGKQSEHEYGIGLYGVGLNRALFKLGNNTEITTENASGQAKVEIDRAAYIKDEDNWNITGETTPSTGEIGTRVVVTGLDPEISRQTSSPEWRSSLIAEMEKRYARFLTKGFSITVNEEVLHPDIVSVRKTGPFPPLVKSFKIDADTSVYIEAGQHEDHRFPAEPDYELKTNRELADQYGWSIICNDRVIVHLDTSPKTGWDKKWHNEFSGFVGFVHFTSKDPKKLPWNTPKTDVDTNNQGYQSVLGDMRSFTEKWRANANQAKKTKKAGKTLKPPTTPTSSPSKPGTGTNTNIPAPKPLTTKAPVVTKPSQTQLRYVLPQDINELHCSDKLLQLVQEGKKVDAFETHYSALALIRMLFETAARSFLVRHKEYSTAHTKIITKREIGTGKTLTEKQKKDLTPSIDELIWLFNNDPNLWRDGVGKHMNQSLAKFAKHKERMNSAIHHPFQVINIYEALTIRDEVLPVLRHYIEK; this is translated from the coding sequence ATGCCAACTACATTTCCAATAGATACTCGGCCAACTAAAGAATTGTTGGTCACAAATTTGACCAGAGACGCGTCCACCGAGGCTTGTATCTTTGATCTTATCGACAACTCGATTGACGCAGCCCGCAACACCATTCTGCAACAATCTCCTAAGTTGCCTGACTCTGACCAACTACCGAGCTCGTATAGTAGTTTTTCTGTTTCTTTAGAAATACTAGGGGATCGTCTTGAAGTTGCTGATAACTGCGGAGGAATGGATCCTCAAGGGTTAGCTTCAGGATATTTGAGATTTGGAAAGCAATCAGAGCACGAATACGGGATTGGTCTATATGGAGTTGGCCTTAATAGAGCCCTGTTTAAGCTTGGCAACAATACCGAGATCACAACAGAGAATGCCAGTGGTCAGGCGAAAGTTGAGATAGACCGAGCCGCATACATCAAAGACGAAGACAATTGGAACATTACAGGTGAAACAACCCCATCCACTGGCGAAATTGGCACCCGGGTTGTGGTCACAGGGCTTGACCCAGAAATTTCACGGCAAACTTCCAGCCCTGAATGGCGTAGCAGCCTAATAGCAGAAATGGAAAAGCGCTACGCAAGATTCCTAACGAAGGGGTTTTCAATTACGGTCAATGAGGAAGTTCTTCATCCGGACATCGTTAGCGTACGGAAGACTGGTCCATTTCCCCCTTTGGTCAAATCATTCAAAATAGATGCAGATACATCCGTTTACATCGAAGCCGGCCAACATGAGGATCACCGCTTTCCAGCTGAGCCTGACTACGAACTTAAAACAAACCGCGAGCTTGCCGACCAATACGGCTGGTCCATTATTTGTAATGATCGGGTTATAGTACATCTTGATACTAGCCCTAAGACAGGTTGGGACAAGAAGTGGCATAACGAATTCAGCGGATTCGTTGGTTTTGTTCATTTCACATCCAAGGACCCAAAGAAATTACCCTGGAATACGCCTAAGACAGACGTCGACACCAATAACCAGGGTTACCAATCAGTTCTGGGTGACATGCGCTCTTTTACAGAGAAGTGGCGTGCCAACGCTAATCAGGCAAAGAAGACAAAAAAAGCTGGAAAAACCCTGAAGCCCCCGACTACTCCTACCTCCTCACCTTCAAAGCCCGGCACAGGGACAAATACTAACATACCAGCGCCCAAACCCCTGACAACGAAGGCTCCAGTGGTCACGAAGCCGAGTCAAACTCAGCTAAGGTATGTATTGCCTCAAGATATCAACGAACTCCATTGCTCAGACAAGTTGCTTCAACTAGTCCAAGAGGGCAAGAAAGTTGACGCTTTTGAAACCCACTACTCGGCGCTCGCGCTAATCAGGATGTTATTTGAGACGGCGGCAAGATCATTTTTGGTCAGGCACAAAGAATATTCCACAGCCCATACAAAGATCATCACCAAGCGTGAAATAGGCACTGGAAAAACCCTTACTGAGAAGCAGAAAAAGGACCTGACACCTTCGATTGATGAGCTGATATGGTTATTCAACAATGATCCAAACCTGTGGCGTGACGGTGTTGGCAAACACATGAATCAAAGTTTGGCCAAATTTGCAAAGCACAAGGAACGGATGAATTCCGCGATCCATCACCCTTTTCAGGTAATCAATATTTATGAAGCTCTGACTATCAGGGACGAAGTGCTACCTGTGTTACGTCACTATATAGAAAAGTGA
- a CDS encoding Lrp/AsnC family transcriptional regulator, protein MQSDQIGIDPFDRAILRVLAADGRISITDLAREIGLSKSPTQARLRRLEKEGVITGYRALIDPIRLGMDHVSFVEVRLTDTREKALAEFNAAVTKIPEIEQVHLIAGNFDYLMKIRTQNMNDYRQVLAVKLSTLPHVAATSTYVAMQAVKENALSDVI, encoded by the coding sequence ATGCAAAGTGACCAGATCGGAATTGATCCATTTGATCGAGCGATTCTGCGGGTTCTGGCCGCAGATGGGCGCATCAGTATTACCGACCTTGCACGTGAAATTGGTTTGTCAAAATCTCCGACACAGGCACGCCTGCGCAGATTGGAGAAAGAGGGCGTTATTACCGGATATCGTGCGCTAATTGATCCGATACGCCTTGGGATGGATCATGTCAGTTTTGTTGAGGTGCGGTTGACGGACACCCGTGAAAAAGCATTGGCTGAATTCAATGCCGCCGTGACCAAAATCCCTGAGATCGAACAAGTGCACTTGATTGCAGGTAACTTCGATTATTTAATGAAGATTAGAACACAGAATATGAATGATTACCGCCAAGTTCTGGCGGTTAAATTGTCGACTCTGCCGCATGTTGCAGCGACTTCGACCTATGTGGCGATGCAGGCAGTTAAGGAAAATGCACTCTCAGATGTGATTTGA
- the putA gene encoding bifunctional proline dehydrogenase/L-glutamate gamma-semialdehyde dehydrogenase PutA: MTLASDLLNTIEQTTYADEAETIAQLTQQANLSAEDRARICGRAASLVRDIRNQSNPGMMEVFLAEYGLSTDEGIALMCLAEALLRVPDSDTIDALIEDKIVPSDWGKHMGHSTSSLVNASTWALMLTGKVLTEDKPGPVGHLRSAIKRLGEPVIRTAVARAMKEMGRQFVLGETITSAMDRAKGMEKKGYTYSYDMLGEAARTDADATRYHLAYSRAITAIAQACTNADIRANPGISVKLSALHPRYEIAQRDQVMDVLMPRLRSLALLAKSAGMGLNIDAEEADRLSLSLEVIEATLSEPALAGWDGFGVVVQAYGQRAGYTLDFLYDLATRLDRKIMVRLVKGAYWDTEVKRAQVEGIDGFPVFTSKAATDISYIANAGKLLRMTDRIYPQFATHNAHTVAAILEMATEKSTFEFQRLHGMGEALHGLVLDGENTRCRIYAPVGAHRDLLAYLVRRLLENGANSSFVNQIVDEDVPAEEVARDPFEIINDAKTKLPTGPELYEPERINSKGFDLTHQPTLDQIEAARAPFAMHQWTAEPLLASDAAPENAQNVKNPADSGDTPGTVAPASEADVETALTYAAPWAASASERKSILNKVADLYEENFGQLFALLAREAGKSVPDSVAELREAVDFLRYYGANIPDAAPVGTFTCISPWNFPLAIFTGQISAALAAGNAVLSKPAEQTPLISHYAISLMHRAGVPKSALQLLPGGGAVGAALTSDERVDGVAFTGSTATAMKIRATMAESMAPGAPLIAETGGLNAMIVDSTALPEQAVQAIVESAFQSAGQRCSALRCLYVQEDIAEHFISMLKGAMDALNVGQPWNLSTDCGPVIDELAHSGIAAHIQTARSEGRLMHEIPSPNSGLFIAPTLIQVNGIADMKREIFGPVLHLATFKSRELDKIIGDINATGYGLTFGLMTRIDDRVQHVTEAVNAGNIYVNRNQIGAIVGSQPFGGEGLSGTGPKAGGPTYLPRFTSHPADQTSQVWDQAMTANALRDKISRANALAAPARTDLLLPGPTGESNRLTTHARPALVCAGPGLEAAQAQAQAVTELGGIPVATTGEIDPTLVTQLAGISGLIWWGDEDTGRDYAQALSNRNGPILPVITGMPDQGHARHERHVCVDTTAAGGNAALLGGMD; the protein is encoded by the coding sequence ATGACACTTGCCTCTGACCTGCTCAACACAATTGAACAAACTACCTATGCCGATGAGGCTGAAACCATCGCGCAACTAACTCAACAGGCCAACCTGAGCGCCGAAGATCGTGCCCGGATTTGTGGCCGTGCCGCCAGTTTGGTGCGTGACATACGCAACCAGTCGAACCCCGGCATGATGGAAGTTTTTCTAGCCGAATACGGCCTGTCAACGGATGAAGGCATCGCCTTGATGTGTCTGGCCGAGGCGCTTTTGCGGGTGCCAGATTCTGATACGATTGATGCACTGATCGAAGACAAGATTGTCCCCTCGGACTGGGGTAAACATATGGGGCATTCGACCTCATCTCTGGTGAATGCCTCAACCTGGGCCTTGATGCTGACGGGTAAAGTTCTGACCGAAGATAAGCCCGGCCCGGTTGGCCACCTGCGCAGTGCCATCAAACGTCTGGGCGAGCCGGTCATTCGGACCGCCGTCGCCCGTGCTATGAAGGAAATGGGGCGTCAATTTGTATTGGGTGAAACCATCACCTCCGCCATGGACCGCGCTAAGGGGATGGAAAAAAAGGGCTACACCTATTCCTATGACATGTTGGGTGAAGCAGCCCGCACCGACGCCGATGCGACGCGCTATCATCTCGCATATTCGCGCGCTATCACTGCCATTGCGCAGGCCTGTACCAACGCTGACATCCGCGCCAACCCCGGCATTTCAGTCAAACTGTCAGCCCTGCACCCTCGCTATGAGATCGCGCAACGCGATCAAGTGATGGATGTGCTAATGCCACGCCTACGCAGCCTTGCCTTGCTGGCAAAATCAGCGGGCATGGGTCTCAATATTGATGCCGAAGAAGCTGACCGTCTGTCGTTGTCGCTTGAGGTGATCGAAGCAACCCTGTCCGAGCCAGCCCTTGCCGGTTGGGATGGTTTTGGTGTGGTCGTTCAAGCCTACGGTCAACGTGCCGGATACACGTTGGACTTCCTTTATGATCTAGCAACGCGTTTGGATCGCAAGATCATGGTTCGTTTGGTTAAAGGTGCCTATTGGGATACCGAGGTCAAACGCGCGCAGGTCGAGGGCATTGATGGCTTTCCTGTCTTCACATCCAAAGCTGCCACCGATATTTCCTATATCGCCAACGCAGGTAAGCTACTGCGCATGACCGACCGGATCTATCCACAGTTTGCTACTCACAATGCCCACACTGTTGCCGCCATTCTGGAAATGGCCACTGAAAAATCCACCTTTGAATTCCAGCGGTTGCATGGCATGGGTGAAGCGTTGCACGGTCTGGTTCTGGACGGTGAAAACACTCGCTGCCGGATCTATGCTCCTGTCGGTGCGCACCGCGATTTGCTCGCCTATCTGGTGCGACGATTGCTCGAGAACGGCGCGAACTCCAGCTTCGTCAACCAAATCGTTGATGAGGATGTGCCCGCAGAAGAGGTCGCACGAGATCCGTTCGAGATTATAAACGATGCCAAAACCAAACTGCCGACTGGTCCAGAACTTTACGAACCTGAACGAATCAACTCCAAAGGGTTCGATCTGACGCATCAACCAACTTTGGATCAGATTGAAGCGGCACGCGCGCCTTTTGCTATGCATCAATGGACGGCTGAGCCACTGCTCGCAAGCGACGCAGCTCCGGAGAATGCACAAAACGTTAAAAACCCAGCAGATTCGGGTGATACCCCGGGTACTGTTGCCCCAGCGTCCGAAGCCGATGTTGAAACTGCGTTGACCTATGCAGCACCTTGGGCAGCCTCAGCTTCGGAGCGCAAATCCATCCTCAACAAGGTCGCGGATCTTTATGAGGAAAACTTCGGTCAGCTTTTCGCCCTATTAGCGCGTGAGGCAGGGAAATCTGTGCCCGACTCCGTGGCTGAACTGCGCGAAGCTGTAGATTTTCTGCGCTACTACGGCGCCAATATTCCAGATGCCGCCCCTGTGGGGACCTTTACCTGCATCAGCCCTTGGAATTTCCCATTGGCGATCTTCACCGGGCAAATCAGCGCTGCACTCGCTGCAGGCAATGCTGTTCTATCGAAGCCGGCCGAGCAGACACCTCTAATCTCTCATTATGCCATCTCGCTGATGCATCGGGCAGGTGTGCCTAAATCTGCATTACAATTATTGCCCGGAGGCGGCGCTGTTGGTGCGGCCCTTACATCAGACGAGCGTGTTGACGGTGTGGCCTTCACCGGTTCCACCGCAACGGCGATGAAAATTCGCGCCACTATGGCTGAAAGCATGGCCCCCGGAGCGCCCCTGATTGCGGAAACCGGTGGCTTAAACGCGATGATCGTCGATTCAACTGCCCTACCAGAACAAGCTGTGCAAGCCATCGTTGAATCGGCGTTCCAATCAGCTGGTCAACGTTGCTCGGCCCTGAGGTGCCTCTATGTGCAAGAAGATATCGCTGAGCATTTTATTTCCATGCTCAAAGGTGCTATGGATGCGCTCAATGTGGGCCAGCCATGGAACCTGTCAACAGACTGTGGTCCAGTGATCGATGAACTTGCCCATTCTGGAATTGCGGCCCATATTCAAACGGCGCGCTCCGAAGGCCGGTTGATGCACGAAATCCCATCACCAAACAGTGGATTGTTCATCGCCCCTACTCTGATCCAGGTGAATGGAATCGCCGATATGAAACGCGAAATCTTTGGTCCGGTCCTGCACCTAGCGACCTTCAAGTCGCGTGAGCTAGATAAAATCATCGGCGATATTAATGCCACGGGTTATGGCCTGACTTTTGGTCTGATGACCCGTATCGATGATCGTGTTCAGCACGTCACCGAAGCGGTAAACGCAGGCAACATCTACGTCAATCGCAACCAGATTGGCGCGATTGTCGGCTCTCAACCTTTTGGCGGAGAAGGGCTTTCTGGTACTGGTCCCAAAGCAGGCGGCCCCACTTACCTGCCCCGGTTCACCTCTCACCCAGCGGACCAAACATCACAAGTCTGGGACCAAGCAATGACCGCAAACGCTCTGCGTGATAAGATCAGCCGCGCCAATGCTTTGGCCGCCCCGGCCCGCACGGATCTGTTATTACCCGGCCCAACCGGTGAATCCAACCGTCTGACAACTCACGCTCGTCCAGCGTTGGTATGCGCAGGGCCAGGACTGGAGGCCGCACAGGCGCAGGCGCAGGCTGTTACCGAATTGGGTGGTATCCCTGTCGCCACTACGGGGGAGATTGACCCAACTCTGGTCACTCAGTTGGCGGGCATTTCCGGCTTGATCTGGTGGGGTGATGAGGACACAGGACGCGATTACGCTCAAGCGCTGTCAAACCGCAATGGCCCGATCCTGCCGGTTATCACCGGGATGCCAGATCAGGGCCATGCCCGGCACGAGCGCCATGTCTGTGTCGATACCACAGCGGCGGGTGGCAACGCCGCTCTTCTGGGCGGAATGGACTAA
- a CDS encoding rhomboid family intramembrane serine protease — protein sequence MFPLRDHNPSGRTPYITYALIALNILIFLSYLPLFNDPRALNQFFYDWAMIPAFVRQNGEYYTLVTSMFLHGGWMHIGGNMLFLWIFGDNLEDEMGHIPYSLFYLACGVGAGLAHYISAPASPVPTVGASGAIAGVMGGYLLLFPKARVDVLIILVVFFRILSIPAWGVLAVWFAMQIFGSFNSDPTGGGVAYWAHSGGFVIGALLCLPLFLRLGGTTFWQRTHGHPPHPEATYSLSRTRIPIVKRTTRRGPWNTRS from the coding sequence ATGTTTCCACTGCGCGATCACAATCCGTCGGGGCGCACGCCCTACATCACCTATGCGCTGATTGCGCTGAATATCCTGATTTTTCTGAGCTACCTACCCTTATTCAACGACCCTCGCGCGCTCAATCAATTCTTCTATGACTGGGCAATGATCCCGGCCTTTGTTCGACAAAACGGCGAATACTACACGCTTGTCACCTCAATGTTTCTGCATGGCGGATGGATGCACATCGGTGGCAACATGCTATTTTTGTGGATTTTTGGCGACAATCTGGAAGATGAAATGGGTCATATACCCTATTCGCTGTTCTACCTGGCCTGTGGCGTCGGGGCCGGATTGGCACATTACATATCTGCCCCAGCATCGCCCGTACCCACAGTTGGGGCCTCAGGTGCAATCGCTGGTGTCATGGGGGGCTATCTACTCCTGTTTCCCAAGGCGCGGGTGGATGTGCTGATTATTCTGGTGGTGTTTTTCCGCATCCTCAGCATCCCAGCATGGGGCGTTCTGGCCGTCTGGTTCGCGATGCAGATCTTTGGCAGCTTCAATTCAGACCCAACTGGTGGAGGCGTGGCCTATTGGGCCCATTCGGGTGGTTTTGTTATCGGCGCACTCTTATGCTTGCCACTCTTTCTCCGCCTTGGCGGCACTACTTTTTGGCAACGAACCCATGGGCACCCGCCCCATCCTGAGGCCACATATAGCCTAAGCCGCACCCGTATTCCCATAGTCAAACGCACCACAAGGAGAGGTCCATGGAACACCCGGTCGTAG
- a CDS encoding GFA family protein codes for MEHPVVASCHCSAVKLRLRLSDGLNTARRCDCSFCRRRGAPAVSAPLNGLEVIKGVDNLTLYQWNTGTAKHYFCKICGIYTHHQRRSNPNEYGVNMANIEGVNPANYEPIPWDDGINHPSDR; via the coding sequence ATGGAACACCCGGTCGTAGCCAGCTGTCATTGCAGCGCTGTTAAATTGCGCCTGCGCCTTAGCGATGGGTTAAACACTGCGCGGCGCTGTGATTGTAGCTTTTGCCGCCGTCGCGGTGCGCCCGCAGTCAGCGCGCCATTGAACGGATTAGAGGTAATCAAAGGCGTTGATAATCTCACGCTGTACCAATGGAATACCGGCACGGCAAAACACTATTTTTGCAAGATTTGTGGCATTTATACCCATCACCAACGCCGCTCTAATCCCAATGAATATGGGGTAAACATGGCCAACATCGAGGGGGTGAATCCGGCGAACTACGAACCGATCCCCTGGGATGATGGGATAAACCATCCATCAGACCGCTAA
- a CDS encoding alpha/beta hydrolase produces the protein MHTKSPRLPFSTLIVSLISATVIATPFPTSAQEIETQRGVPFMTVRNKTSPNARNPYFGQERSDLKAGWCDIGQRWLGLPTAVADAAPFHIPEEILRIEKVRDEAPGAVIDALETTAADSVPVLYTHGFYIDFEKGCMRATILQENAKLQNKFMWFSWPSDGDLLNYTHDEADLYWSLPDLADTIAEMEAEFGSGQVHLAGHSLGGRGMALALMDVAARHPDVRLGELVLLAPDMDFEIFSRILPRIRPIVSGITVYVAEADRPLALSTTLHGYSRLGEVGNDVEKLDGVEVIDLSALPVRSPTGHLYHVYNQEVGDDLNQIFNNGKRADERHNLVQIRDNVWSLQPNE, from the coding sequence ATGCATACCAAATCCCCGCGCCTTCCCTTTTCCACACTCATCGTGTCTCTCATTTCTGCAACAGTAATTGCCACACCATTTCCCACATCAGCCCAAGAAATTGAGACACAACGCGGTGTTCCCTTTATGACAGTGCGTAACAAAACCAGCCCAAATGCACGCAATCCGTATTTTGGGCAGGAACGCAGCGACCTCAAAGCCGGATGGTGTGATATCGGCCAACGCTGGCTGGGGTTGCCAACCGCAGTGGCTGATGCTGCTCCTTTCCATATTCCTGAAGAAATTCTGCGCATTGAAAAGGTTCGGGATGAGGCACCGGGCGCCGTTATCGATGCCTTGGAAACAACGGCGGCTGACAGTGTGCCAGTGCTGTATACCCATGGCTTCTATATTGATTTTGAAAAGGGTTGCATGCGCGCAACTATTTTGCAGGAAAACGCAAAACTTCAGAATAAATTCATGTGGTTCAGCTGGCCTTCTGACGGGGATCTGCTGAATTACACTCATGATGAGGCCGATCTGTATTGGAGCCTGCCTGATCTTGCCGACACCATCGCTGAGATGGAGGCGGAATTCGGTTCAGGTCAGGTGCATCTCGCCGGACATAGCCTCGGTGGGCGCGGTATGGCACTGGCACTGATGGATGTTGCTGCGCGACATCCTGATGTCCGGCTTGGTGAGCTTGTCTTGCTTGCTCCGGACATGGATTTTGAGATTTTCAGCCGTATCCTACCTCGCATCCGCCCCATCGTGAGCGGCATCACCGTCTATGTTGCCGAAGCTGACCGCCCACTTGCGCTGTCGACAACTTTGCATGGCTATTCAAGGCTGGGCGAGGTCGGAAATGATGTAGAAAAATTGGACGGCGTTGAGGTGATCGACTTGAGCGCGCTGCCCGTTCGAAGCCCGACTGGACACCTATATCACGTTTATAATCAAGAGGTTGGTGACGATCTGAATCAAATATTCAATAATGGGAAAAGGGCGGATGAACGTCACAATCTGGTTCAGATCCGTGACAATGTCTGGTCTCTTCAACCAAACGAATAA
- a CDS encoding cold-shock protein, protein MANGTVKWFNTTKGFGFIAPEGGNKDVFVHISAVERSGLTGLADNQKVTFDVEAGRDGRESAVNIALA, encoded by the coding sequence ATGGCTAATGGCACCGTAAAATGGTTCAACACAACTAAAGGCTTCGGCTTTATCGCACCTGAAGGCGGCAACAAAGATGTATTCGTGCACATCTCAGCTGTTGAGCGTTCAGGCCTGACAGGTCTGGCAGACAATCAAAAAGTTACTTTCGACGTCGAAGCTGGTCGTGACGGCCGCGAATCAGCGGTTAACATCGCTCTGGCATAA
- a CDS encoding inositol monophosphatase family protein, with protein MVGSANLNIMIKAARKAGRSLIKDFREVENLQTSMKGPGDFVSRADIAAEAVLKEELMGARPTYGWLAEEGGEEEGKDPTRRWIVDPLDGTTNFLHGLPHWAVSIALEHKGQVVAGVVFDAAKDEMYLAEKGEGAFMNETRLRVSGRSKMIESIFATGLPYGGRSDLPETLQDLARLMPACAGVRRWGAASLDMAYVAAGRYDGFWERRLKPWDLAAGIIIVREAGGFVQPMNPTGHILADGEVICANEPIFDKFAGIIRKG; from the coding sequence ATGGTTGGCAGTGCAAATCTGAACATCATGATCAAAGCCGCGCGCAAAGCAGGCCGATCGCTGATCAAGGACTTCCGCGAAGTGGAAAATCTGCAAACCTCGATGAAAGGTCCTGGTGATTTTGTCAGCCGTGCGGATATCGCAGCCGAGGCGGTCCTGAAAGAAGAGTTGATGGGCGCACGTCCGACCTATGGCTGGCTGGCCGAAGAAGGTGGCGAGGAAGAGGGTAAAGACCCGACCCGTCGTTGGATCGTCGATCCACTGGATGGCACGACCAACTTTTTGCATGGCTTGCCGCATTGGGCGGTTTCCATCGCGTTGGAACACAAAGGTCAGGTTGTTGCAGGTGTTGTTTTTGACGCGGCCAAGGACGAGATGTATTTGGCTGAAAAAGGCGAGGGCGCCTTTATGAACGAAACCCGTCTGCGGGTTTCAGGTCGCAGTAAAATGATCGAATCGATCTTTGCCACAGGCCTTCCTTACGGCGGTCGTAGTGATCTGCCTGAAACCTTGCAGGATCTGGCGCGCCTGATGCCTGCTTGTGCTGGTGTGCGCCGTTGGGGGGCTGCATCGCTGGACATGGCTTATGTAGCTGCTGGCCGGTATGATGGCTTCTGGGAACGCCGCCTGAAACCTTGGGATCTGGCAGCTGGCATCATAATCGTGCGCGAGGCGGGTGGTTTTGTGCAGCCGATGAATCCCACGGGTCATATCCTCGCCGATGGCGAAGTTATCTGCGCCAACGAGCCCATCTTTGATAAATTCGCAGGGATCATCCGCAAGGGGTGA